One Terriglobia bacterium genomic window, CGCCCCCTACTTCTCCTGATCCGGAGGCTGCTAATCTGCTCCGCATACCAGAGGTGTCCCAAAAATGTGCTCATACCAGAGGTGTCCCAAAAATGTGCCAATGTGGGGCAGCGGGGATACAAGTTGTCCGGTGGGGAACGACAGAGGTTGGGGATTGCGCGCGCAATGCTGAGACGCTCGCAGATCCTGATCTTCGATGAGGCAAGTTCGGAAATCGATGCGGAGAGCGATCGACACATTGGGGACGCGATCAGGGGGCTGAAAGTAAGCAAAACGGTCATCATTATTGCTCACAGATTGGCGACCGCCATTACGGCTGACCTGATTGTCGTTATGGATTGCGGAAAGATTGTAGCTCAGGGTAAGCACAAGGAGTTATTCTCTAGTTGTCGGTATTATCGTGATTTGTGTTCGGCGCAGTTTATCAAGAAGAATGACAGGTTTCTGTACGGATATGTCGGGAACGTCGTGCAAGGTGCATGAGTGCACCCGCGTTACGGACCTTGATGGAGTTGGGATGAATTGTAAAGACGAATCGTATTTTAATGCCTCAGATGGATTGGCCATCATATAATAGACTGCTGGCGGAGCGCTACAGTCTTTAGTTTCACGGCCAGTGCGTGATGCGTGACGCAGTCCGGCCTGACGCTCAGGGTTTATTGTGGGGAGAGTCGCTTGCGGCCGCCCGCAACCTGCCTCAAATGAGCGCCGCGCGCCGGCGACGTACATGTGAGGGTTCTTGGGAATGGTATCAGTGTTGTGCGATTTCCGTTATGCGTTAAGGATGCTAGTGAGGCACCGAAGGATAACTGTTCTCACTATAGCCGTTTTGGCTCTCGGGAGTAGCGGTAGTTCCGCAGTCTTTAGCGTGGTGAATGCTGTGCTTCTACGGCCGTTTGTCTACAGTACGCCGGAAATGATCTATGAGATATCCGGTAAGACGGCGAAAGGCTTGAGGTCTTTTTCTGCCGGCGACTTCATAAGTTGGCAGACTCAAACTCGGGTGTTTGCAAAGATGGCCGCAGTTGAATCTTGCACGATGATAGTGGAAGGCAGGAATGAGGCTGAACAGGTGGCAGGTGGATCCGTTACGGTCGACTGTTTGCCCCTTCTAGGAACGGCGCCCTTTGCGGGTCGGTGGTTCGTGGAAACGGACTTCACGGCCCCTTCGAGGGCCGTGATTATCGGGAAGAGACTCTGGCAGCGCTGCTTCCAGGCCGACCCATTTTTGCTTGGAAGGTCTATTTTATTGAACGGGAAGGAATTTACGGTCGTCGGGATCATGCCGGCTGAGTTTCAATTTACTGACCGGAAAAGCGAGTTCTGGATTCCTCTGCAATTCTCCAGCGAACAACTCAGTCATCGCGATTGGAGATTGTTCAAGGTATACGCACGCGCCAACATTGGGATTTCCGCGCAGAGCGTGGAAGCTGAAGCGCGGCGCATGTCAGAAGCGATCATACGACAATATCCCAATGAACATGCCGGTTGGAGCGTGGCGATACGAACGATAGGTGAGAGCACCGTCGGAGAGGTTCGATCTAAGCTCTTTTTGCTGCTGGGTGCGGTCGGTTGTGTTTTACTGATTGCGTGCTTGAATGCGGTCAATCTCATATTTGTCGGCAACGCCGAGCGGTCCCGGGAGATCGCCCTGCGGGCAGCCTTGGGCGCTAGCAGGTCCAGGATCATTCGGCAGTGCCTTATAGAAATCCTGATTATCATGCTGTCGGCAGCATTTCTCGGTCTGGCATTGGGCAGTGTGGAGATCCAATGGTTGGTTACGACATTTGGGGGGATGTCTGGCGTGCCGCGATTAGAACAGACAAGCATCGACTGGCGAGTGCTCTGCGTGACGATTGCGCTGTCCTTCATATGCACGGTTGCAATTGGACTGCTACCGTCCCTGCATGCGTCAAAGCAGGATTTTAATGAGATCCTGAAGGAAACAGCGCGGAATGTGTATGGCGGCAAGCGCTCACGGCACATCAGGGGCTGCATTATCATCGCAGAAACGGCGCTGTCCTTACTGCTGATGACGGGCGCCGGATTAATGCTGCGGAGTATTTATAATTTGATGACGGTGGACCCGGGATTCAACGCTGAAAATCTCCTGACGCTCAAGCTTCCGCTCCCCGAGTATCGTATATCCGATGAAAAGCAGCAGGCTATGTACTATTTGCAGATTTTGCGTCGCGTGCAAGCGATTCCCGGTGTCAGAGCAGCGGGACTTTCGACCGTTCTGCCGCTTGCTGGTGGAGATGCGCTCTTCCAGATAAGGTCGACTGCGGACCGG contains:
- a CDS encoding ABC transporter permease, with the translated sequence MVSVLCDFRYALRMLVRHRRITVLTIAVLALGSSGSSAVFSVVNAVLLRPFVYSTPEMIYEISGKTAKGLRSFSAGDFISWQTQTRVFAKMAAVESCTMIVEGRNEAEQVAGGSVTVDCLPLLGTAPFAGRWFVETDFTAPSRAVIIGKRLWQRCFQADPFLLGRSILLNGKEFTVVGIMPAEFQFTDRKSEFWIPLQFSSEQLSHRDWRLFKVYARANIGISAQSVEAEARRMSEAIIRQYPNEHAGWSVAIRTIGESTVGEVRSKLFLLLGAVGCVLLIACLNAVNLIFVGNAERSREIALRAALGASRSRIIRQCLIEILIIMLSAAFLGLALGSVEIQWLVTTFGGMSGVPRLEQTSIDWRVLCVTIALSFICTVAIGLLPSLHASKQDFNEILKETARNVYGGKRSRHIRGCIIIAETALSLLLMTGAGLMLRSIYNLMTVDPGFNAENLLTLKLPLPEYRISDEKQQAMYYLQILRRVQAIPGVRAAGLSTVLPLAGGDALFQIRSTADREVFSAAFRSVSPEYFDVMRIPIVKGRPFRESDTADSQRVAIVNEALAGKMWPGENPIGKIIKWGKGLPVVGVVKDVKHRSLALPTQPELYMDYLQYLGAPQSALAVRADSNPLNLVADIRRTIRSMETDQPLTEVRTMEEVIYDSLAQPRFYTSILTGFAIMAILLASIGIYGVMSFLVSQQRHEIAVRLALGARNCDIMWEYLSRGMRYVVVGIGTGWIAALALTKILANMLFEIGQTDLVTYIGACLFLLFITASAIAIPIGKAMRMELLVALREL
- a CDS encoding ATP-binding cassette domain-containing protein produces the protein MLIPEVSQKCANVGQRGYKLSGGERQRLGIARAMLRRSQILIFDEASSEIDAESDRHIGDAIRGLKVSKTVIIIAHRLATAITADLIVVMDCGKIVAQGKHKELFSSCRYYRDLCSAQFIKKNDRFLYGYVGNVVQGA